From a region of the Bermanella marisrubri genome:
- a CDS encoding AraC family transcriptional regulator — protein sequence MESAIMSSQPEPTIGIASARALIEYYQNFDWSPSDIARHLGCDIALLTEEEQRLPYNLYERIWQLAKELSHDEALGLTIASKDTFADLGLVAHVVYNSPTLREGLQHYQRLFSVVNEAIKLEFTEENNEGILVFKYFNAEQYNQSDMERTLGIVVKRTQTAIGPMAKFTCAKFAHSKPDYAAAYEELFPCKVSFESEFCELRFDAQMLNLKPKRRNPHIGRATLNYANQILSRLFKRSISDKVRRLVEVNIADSEFDAEQVAKALNMSRQTLYRKLKNDNSSYSDIVEAVKKEKAFKLLKTTSTPLTVIAYDLGFSELSAFTRAFKRWTGLSPAEFRRQNQL from the coding sequence ATGGAATCTGCCATCATGTCATCACAGCCCGAACCCACCATCGGTATCGCCTCAGCTCGTGCTTTGATTGAGTACTATCAAAACTTTGATTGGTCTCCTTCAGATATCGCACGTCACCTTGGCTGTGATATCGCTTTACTAACTGAAGAAGAACAACGTCTTCCATACAATTTGTATGAGCGCATTTGGCAACTGGCCAAAGAACTCAGCCACGACGAAGCCTTGGGCCTTACTATCGCTTCGAAAGATACGTTTGCCGACTTAGGTCTAGTCGCCCATGTAGTCTATAACAGCCCCACTTTACGCGAAGGACTACAACATTATCAGCGTTTATTTTCCGTCGTGAATGAAGCAATCAAACTTGAATTCACTGAAGAAAATAACGAAGGTATTTTAGTATTCAAGTACTTTAACGCAGAGCAATACAATCAGTCTGACATGGAGCGTACTTTAGGTATCGTCGTGAAGCGTACACAGACCGCGATAGGCCCTATGGCGAAATTCACCTGCGCTAAATTTGCTCATAGTAAACCAGACTATGCAGCTGCATATGAAGAATTATTCCCTTGTAAAGTCAGTTTTGAGAGTGAATTTTGTGAGCTACGCTTTGATGCTCAAATGCTTAACCTAAAGCCGAAGCGTCGCAATCCTCATATTGGCAGAGCCACCCTCAACTATGCGAATCAAATTTTATCTCGACTGTTTAAGCGCTCCATCAGCGATAAAGTGCGCCGTTTGGTAGAGGTCAATATTGCAGACAGTGAGTTTGACGCAGAACAAGTGGCAAAAGCGCTAAACATGAGTAGACAAACACTGTATCGTAAACTGAAAAACGATAATTCGTCTTATAGTGATATTGTTGAAGCAGTTAAAAAAGAGAAGGCATTTAAGCTTTTGAAAACCACCAGTACACCCTTAACTGTCATCGCTTATGATTTAGGTTTTTCTGAATTGAGTGCGTTTACACGAGCATTTAAACGTTGGACGGGCTTGTCACCGGCGGAGTTTCGCCGTCAAAATCAACTTTAG
- the acpP gene encoding acyl carrier protein gives MSDIYNQVVEVVVEQLGVEVDQVKMESHFIEDLGADSLDTVELLMALEEKFDCEIEEDKAEKLTTVKDIVEFVQSLETA, from the coding sequence ATGTCCGATATTTATAATCAAGTAGTAGAAGTTGTCGTAGAGCAACTCGGCGTAGAAGTAGACCAAGTGAAAATGGAATCACATTTCATTGAAGATTTGGGTGCAGATTCATTGGATACTGTTGAGTTGTTGATGGCTTTAGAAGAAAAATTCGATTGCGAAATCGAAGAAGACAAAGCTGAAAAATTAACGACTGTAAAAGATATTGTCGAGTTTGTTCAGTCGCTAGAGACTGCATAA
- the fabV gene encoding enoyl-[acyl-carrier-protein] reductase FabV, protein MSYKARIKNNICTNAHPKGCYYNVHEQVMDALDNRINTDLDGKTALVVGASSGIGLASRIALSFAYGMDTLGVYYERAGQAHKFGSAGWYNNQALEYYARRSNRTALSTNQDAFQEKAKDWVIQKLQQQGKKLEVLVYSLAAPRRSIEGVGDYQSTIKPIHENFTGTTLDIVKGKLRPLQLDTATPEEVEATVKVMGGEDWQNWVIRLQKAGVLAENFKTIAYSYLGPEQTQAIYGRGTLGAAKRHLHETAIALDQKLKGIKGRAHIGLFEALVTPSSSVIPSLPLYISALHQIQKQRGTYESTLDQVLRMYRDGFMQNDNDIKIRVDDIERDPITQKRVNELLEMVTEDNLKEIINVDDFRQAFLKQFGFEHDFIDYENKPDPLMPPATCSFEYRSHLSEAV, encoded by the coding sequence ATGAGTTACAAAGCGAGAATAAAAAACAATATTTGCACAAATGCACACCCCAAAGGTTGCTACTACAACGTTCATGAACAAGTCATGGATGCATTAGATAATCGCATCAATACCGATTTAGATGGCAAGACAGCTTTAGTCGTGGGTGCCAGCTCTGGTATTGGTTTGGCTTCACGTATCGCACTTAGCTTTGCCTACGGCATGGACACGCTGGGTGTATATTATGAACGCGCTGGTCAGGCACACAAATTTGGTAGTGCTGGTTGGTACAATAACCAAGCCTTAGAATACTATGCGCGTCGTTCCAATCGTACGGCATTGAGTACCAACCAAGATGCGTTTCAAGAAAAAGCTAAAGACTGGGTCATTCAAAAATTACAACAGCAAGGCAAAAAGCTTGAGGTGCTTGTATATTCTCTAGCCGCTCCTAGACGATCGATTGAAGGTGTTGGTGACTATCAAAGTACTATTAAGCCCATACATGAAAATTTTACTGGCACTACGCTGGATATCGTGAAAGGGAAATTGCGCCCATTGCAATTGGATACAGCCACACCCGAAGAGGTTGAAGCTACTGTTAAAGTGATGGGTGGTGAAGACTGGCAGAACTGGGTGATACGTTTGCAAAAAGCGGGTGTTTTGGCGGAAAACTTCAAAACGATTGCGTATAGCTATTTAGGCCCTGAACAAACGCAAGCGATATATGGTCGCGGTACCCTGGGTGCAGCCAAGCGTCACTTACATGAAACTGCTATTGCTTTAGATCAAAAACTAAAAGGCATTAAGGGTAGAGCGCATATCGGTTTGTTCGAAGCACTAGTGACGCCTTCGAGTTCAGTAATTCCAAGTTTACCTCTGTATATTTCTGCCTTGCATCAAATACAAAAACAGCGAGGCACTTATGAATCAACACTGGATCAGGTTTTGCGTATGTACCGCGATGGGTTCATGCAAAACGACAATGATATCAAGATTCGAGTCGATGACATCGAACGCGATCCCATCACGCAAAAGCGCGTTAATGAATTATTAGAGATGGTGACAGAGGACAACCTGAAAGAAATCATCAATGTTGATGATTTTCGACAGGCGTTCCTTAAGCAATTTGGATTTGAACATGACTTCATTGATTACGAAAACAAACCCGATCCATTAATGCCACCGGCAACCTGTAGTTTCGAATATCGCTCGCACTTGAGCGAAGCAGTATAA
- a CDS encoding beta-ketoacyl synthase N-terminal-like domain-containing protein, with protein MNRVAVVGVGLVSSLGNDWKTVAQSLHLSKSGIRINESFIEKGLRSHVSGFIDCPEVENIDRKLRRFMGTNGEWCYVAMKNAVEQAGLTQTELSDESTALIVGAGGVASDDLVDAINVLEKSGIKKVGPYRVTREMGSAPSANLATAFKIRGPSYSVSSACATSAHCIGQGYQLIKTGLQKRVVAGGVDQAHWSHAMQFDAMGALTTKRNDEPSKASRPYDLDRDGFAISGGAGIVVLEDWGTAQERGANIIGEVIGFGQSSDGDNMVAPSGEGAERAMKHALNDAGLETVDYINTHGTSTPRGDLTELQAIKNVFENNIPYISSTKSLSGHGLGAAGVHEFIFSLIMMREGFLAASANLENPEDIAQDMPLLRQRLDQSFSTALSNSFGFGGTNACLIMKQA; from the coding sequence ATGAATCGTGTGGCTGTTGTGGGTGTTGGATTGGTATCCAGTTTAGGAAACGATTGGAAAACGGTAGCTCAATCGTTGCACCTGAGCAAAAGCGGAATCCGTATCAATGAATCTTTTATTGAAAAGGGTCTGCGTTCTCACGTTAGTGGATTTATTGATTGTCCAGAAGTAGAGAATATTGATCGTAAATTACGCCGCTTTATGGGTACCAATGGTGAATGGTGCTATGTGGCAATGAAAAATGCAGTAGAGCAAGCGGGATTAACACAAACAGAATTGAGCGACGAATCGACAGCTTTGATCGTCGGCGCGGGCGGCGTCGCCAGTGACGATCTAGTAGACGCAATTAATGTGTTGGAAAAGTCGGGCATCAAAAAAGTCGGTCCCTACCGCGTAACGCGAGAAATGGGTAGTGCGCCATCCGCGAACCTAGCGACCGCATTTAAAATTCGCGGCCCCAGTTATTCAGTTTCTTCGGCTTGTGCCACCAGTGCTCATTGTATTGGTCAAGGTTATCAACTCATTAAAACCGGTTTGCAAAAGCGTGTTGTTGCAGGTGGGGTTGATCAAGCTCACTGGTCCCATGCGATGCAATTCGATGCGATGGGTGCGCTTACGACAAAACGTAATGACGAACCAAGCAAGGCATCGCGGCCTTACGATTTGGATCGCGATGGATTTGCCATTAGTGGTGGTGCCGGCATCGTCGTTTTGGAAGATTGGGGAACCGCTCAAGAACGAGGCGCAAACATCATTGGCGAAGTCATTGGTTTTGGTCAAAGCAGTGATGGTGACAACATGGTGGCCCCAAGTGGTGAAGGAGCAGAGCGTGCTATGAAGCACGCGCTAAATGATGCTGGATTAGAAACGGTTGACTACATCAATACTCATGGGACCAGCACACCGCGCGGGGATCTTACCGAACTTCAAGCCATTAAAAACGTTTTTGAAAACAACATACCTTATATCAGCTCCACCAAATCTCTTTCTGGTCATGGTTTGGGTGCAGCAGGTGTTCATGAATTTATTTTCAGCCTGATCATGATGCGAGAGGGATTTTTAGCAGCCAGTGCCAATCTTGAAAACCCCGAAGACATCGCGCAAGACATGCCGCTTCTTCGTCAGCGTTTGGATCAATCATTCAGTACCGCTCTTAGCAATAGCTTTGGCTTTGGTGGGACCAACGCCTGCTTGATTATGAAGCAAGCCTAA
- the fabA gene encoding bifunctional 3-hydroxydecanoyl-ACP dehydratase/trans-2-decenoyl-ACP isomerase has product MQSNRRRITLIHRIDGIGLGSMKEGEDMNAVKDVINQDVESILDAMHGAQLPQGELKLLNHVPLISEQGGRYGKGQVIAQMKIHPDLWFFKCHFPGDPIMPGCLGIEGLWQSLGLFLAFKGAKGKGRALGVGELKFLGEVLPSNQLLQFQVHIKKIKSAACTLVVADGDVLVDGKLIYQAKDIKVGMF; this is encoded by the coding sequence ATGCAATCTAATCGCCGCAGGATAACCTTAATTCATCGTATTGATGGCATCGGACTAGGCTCAATGAAAGAGGGTGAAGATATGAACGCGGTAAAGGATGTGATTAACCAAGACGTAGAGTCCATATTGGATGCTATGCATGGTGCGCAACTACCTCAAGGAGAATTAAAACTCCTTAATCATGTTCCGCTAATAAGCGAGCAAGGTGGGCGTTATGGAAAAGGTCAGGTCATTGCTCAAATGAAAATTCACCCCGACTTATGGTTCTTCAAATGCCATTTCCCTGGCGATCCGATTATGCCGGGTTGTTTGGGTATCGAGGGTTTGTGGCAAAGCCTTGGTTTGTTTTTGGCATTTAAAGGTGCCAAAGGAAAAGGCCGAGCGTTAGGTGTTGGCGAGCTGAAATTCTTGGGAGAAGTATTGCCAAGTAACCAGTTATTACAGTTTCAAGTACACATCAAAAAGATTAAATCAGCAGCCTGTACCTTGGTCGTGGCTGATGGGGATGTACTTGTAGATGGCAAACTGATTTATCAAGCGAAAGATATAAAAGTGGGCATGTTTTAG
- the rlmM gene encoding 23S rRNA (cytidine(2498)-2'-O)-methyltransferase RlmM has translation MAMQQVVLLCRQGFEGESAAEIQHLAAEAGCFGYCKTHDGWVSFIAEDDVLKTLIEHVSFKRFIFSRQWFVAGEEIALQGHDRVASLLEHSQGLPECGELELIHTDTNEGKELSRLCKSLTAPLATQMRNHGYLSKKRNRKLPRMMVFLLDGKRALMGYHHANNSNPIPDGILRLRFPKDAPSRSTLKLEEAWHVFVPKHQWDTRLALGMRAVDLGAAPGGWTYQLVKRSMMVDAIDNGPMKGDLMDTGQVNHLREDGFRYQPSKKVHWMVCDMAESPMKVTKRMVQWVVNDWCGETIFNLKLPMKKRFQEVQQCIEYMQQTFEENKIEVTIACKHLYHDREEVTVHIARIS, from the coding sequence ATGGCCATGCAGCAAGTGGTGCTTCTATGTCGCCAAGGTTTTGAAGGCGAATCGGCGGCAGAAATTCAACATCTAGCGGCCGAAGCGGGTTGCTTTGGCTATTGTAAAACTCATGATGGTTGGGTGAGCTTTATTGCTGAAGATGACGTCCTTAAGACACTCATTGAGCATGTCTCTTTCAAGCGTTTTATTTTTAGTCGACAGTGGTTTGTAGCAGGTGAGGAGATCGCCTTGCAGGGACATGATAGGGTCGCGAGTTTGTTGGAACACTCGCAAGGATTACCTGAATGCGGTGAGTTGGAACTTATTCATACGGATACTAATGAGGGTAAAGAGTTAAGCAGACTATGTAAAAGTTTAACTGCACCGCTTGCGACACAAATGCGTAATCATGGATACCTGTCTAAAAAGAGGAATCGTAAACTGCCCAGAATGATGGTTTTCTTATTGGATGGGAAACGTGCATTAATGGGGTATCACCACGCAAATAATTCGAATCCGATTCCAGATGGAATTTTAAGACTGCGTTTTCCAAAAGATGCGCCAAGTCGCTCAACATTGAAATTGGAAGAGGCGTGGCACGTATTTGTACCTAAGCATCAATGGGACACACGTTTGGCACTAGGTATGCGTGCGGTTGACTTGGGCGCCGCACCAGGTGGCTGGACCTATCAATTAGTCAAGCGCAGTATGATGGTGGACGCGATTGATAACGGCCCAATGAAGGGTGACTTGATGGATACTGGACAAGTCAATCATTTGCGTGAAGATGGCTTTCGCTATCAACCGTCAAAAAAAGTGCATTGGATGGTCTGCGATATGGCAGAAAGCCCAATGAAAGTGACTAAGCGCATGGTGCAGTGGGTAGTGAATGATTGGTGTGGCGAAACCATATTTAATTTGAAACTGCCAATGAAGAAGCGCTTTCAAGAAGTGCAGCAATGCATAGAATATATGCAGCAAACATTCGAAGAAAACAAAATTGAGGTCACCATTGCATGTAAACATCTTTATCACGACCGTGAAGAGGTGACAGTACATATCGCTCGTATTAGTTAA
- a CDS encoding alpha/beta family hydrolase, with translation MHTLINGPENSPICLFAHGAGAPMDSDFMEAVAQGVGEKGIKVVRFEFPYMQERRETGKKRPPNRQPELLACFKELVDSQQGDVYLMGKSMGGRMASILAAEHSELPIQQVFALGYPFHPLNKPEKLRVDHFPNMSCAMTIYQGQRDKLGDQGLVESLVLPTNIEVAWLEDGDHDLKPRVKSGYTHDEHIQTVINDIAGKIHASYASKNGEQ, from the coding sequence ATGCATACACTGATTAATGGTCCCGAAAATAGCCCCATTTGCTTATTTGCTCACGGTGCAGGTGCGCCCATGGACAGTGATTTTATGGAAGCTGTTGCGCAAGGCGTGGGTGAAAAAGGCATTAAAGTGGTTCGTTTTGAATTTCCTTACATGCAAGAGCGCCGCGAAACAGGTAAAAAGCGTCCACCAAATCGACAGCCTGAGTTGTTGGCTTGTTTTAAAGAGTTAGTTGACTCGCAACAAGGTGATGTTTATTTGATGGGCAAGTCCATGGGCGGTCGCATGGCGAGCATTCTTGCAGCGGAGCATTCAGAATTGCCCATTCAGCAAGTCTTTGCACTCGGTTATCCATTTCACCCCCTAAACAAGCCAGAAAAATTACGAGTGGATCATTTCCCGAATATGTCCTGCGCCATGACTATTTATCAAGGGCAAAGGGATAAACTGGGAGATCAAGGCTTGGTTGAGTCCTTAGTGCTTCCGACCAATATCGAAGTCGCATGGTTAGAAGATGGCGATCACGATCTCAAGCCACGAGTAAAAAGCGGCTATACACATGACGAACATATTCAAACAGTGATCAATGATATTGCTGGAAAGATTCACGCATCATATGCCTCAAAAAACGGAGAGCAGTAA
- the ccoN gene encoding cytochrome-c oxidase, cbb3-type subunit I — translation MSTAIEHPTYNYKVVKYFAIMTVVWGIVGMSVGVLIASQLVWPELNFDTPYLTFSRLRPLHTNAVIFAFGGCALFATSYYVVQRTCQARLISDSLAMFTFWGWQAIIVAAAITLPLGYTSAKEYAELEWPIDIAITIVWVCYAIVFFGTIAKRSQPHIYVANWFYGAFIITIAVLHIFNSMSVPVSAFKSYSVYSGAIDAMVQWWYGHNAVGFFLTAGFLGIMYYFVPKQAERPVYSYRLSIVHFWALISIYVWAGAHHLHYSALPDWAQSAGMIMSLILLAPSWGGMINGMMTLSGAWHKLRTDPILRFLVVSLSFYGMSTFEGPMMSIKTVNALSHNTDWTVGHVHSGALGWVAMVSIGALYNLIPVVLGRKQGEMYSTNLINVHFWLSTIGTVLYIASMWVNGIMQGLMWRAVNTDGTLTYSFVEALEASYPGYFVRALGGAIFLAGMFIMAYNVYKTVQGAKAEQNAKLAEA, via the coding sequence ATGAGCACTGCTATCGAGCATCCAACCTACAACTATAAGGTGGTAAAGTACTTTGCCATCATGACTGTGGTTTGGGGTATCGTAGGTATGTCTGTCGGCGTACTTATTGCCTCACAACTTGTTTGGCCTGAATTGAACTTTGATACTCCGTATCTAACGTTCTCGCGTTTGCGTCCTTTGCATACTAACGCGGTTATCTTTGCATTCGGTGGCTGTGCCCTGTTTGCCACCTCTTATTACGTGGTTCAACGTACCTGTCAGGCGCGTCTAATCAGTGATTCTTTGGCAATGTTCACCTTCTGGGGTTGGCAGGCCATTATCGTTGCTGCAGCGATCACCCTGCCTCTAGGTTACACTTCAGCAAAAGAATACGCTGAACTAGAATGGCCAATCGATATCGCGATCACCATTGTGTGGGTGTGTTATGCCATTGTTTTCTTCGGCACCATCGCTAAGCGCTCTCAACCGCACATTTACGTTGCTAACTGGTTCTATGGCGCGTTCATCATTACTATTGCCGTATTACACATCTTCAACAGCATGTCTGTTCCTGTATCAGCATTTAAATCTTACTCTGTTTACTCGGGTGCGATCGATGCGATGGTTCAGTGGTGGTACGGCCACAACGCAGTAGGTTTCTTCTTGACGGCGGGCTTCCTAGGTATCATGTACTACTTCGTACCTAAGCAAGCAGAACGTCCAGTATACTCTTACCGTCTTTCTATCGTTCACTTCTGGGCGTTGATCTCTATCTACGTTTGGGCTGGTGCGCATCACTTGCACTATTCTGCGCTTCCAGATTGGGCTCAGTCAGCGGGTATGATCATGTCTTTGATCCTTCTAGCACCTTCTTGGGGTGGTATGATCAACGGTATGATGACACTTTCAGGCGCTTGGCATAAGCTGCGTACTGACCCTATCCTTCGTTTCTTGGTGGTGTCTTTGTCTTTCTACGGCATGTCTACCTTCGAAGGTCCGATGATGTCTATCAAGACAGTAAACGCTTTATCTCACAATACCGACTGGACTGTTGGCCACGTACACTCAGGTGCTCTAGGCTGGGTTGCCATGGTATCGATTGGTGCGCTATACAACTTGATTCCTGTAGTACTTGGCCGCAAACAAGGCGAAATGTACTCCACTAACCTGATCAATGTTCACTTCTGGTTATCTACTATTGGTACCGTGCTTTATATCGCTTCCATGTGGGTAAACGGCATCATGCAAGGCCTAATGTGGCGTGCAGTGAACACCGACGGCACTCTAACTTACAGCTTCGTAGAAGCCCTTGAAGCCTCTTACCCTGGCTACTTCGTTCGTGCGCTAGGCGGCGCGATCTTCCTAGCGGGTATGTTCATAATGGCTTACAACGTCTACAAAACTGTGCAAGGCGCGAAAGCTGAGCAAAATGCAAAACTGGCTGAAGCGTAA
- the ccoO gene encoding cytochrome-c oxidase, cbb3-type subunit II, which translates to MKHDIVEKNLPLMIALIIVAISWGALAEIIPLFFLKQTTEPIEGLEPLSAVELEGRDIYIREGCHVCHTQMIRPFRAETERYGHYSLAGEHVYEHPFLWGSKRTGPDLARVGQRYSDDWHRAHLYNPRDVVPESNMPSFPWLFEQTIDGRDTPKKMKALRAVGVPYTDEQIANAKQDADGVREIDALVAYLQQLGTVLTQKR; encoded by the coding sequence ATGAAACACGATATTGTTGAAAAGAATTTACCTCTGATGATTGCCTTGATTATTGTGGCAATCAGCTGGGGAGCATTAGCAGAAATCATTCCGTTGTTCTTCTTGAAGCAAACAACGGAACCTATCGAAGGTCTTGAGCCTTTGAGTGCTGTTGAACTAGAAGGCCGTGACATCTACATCCGTGAAGGTTGTCACGTATGTCATACGCAAATGATTCGTCCTTTCCGTGCGGAGACTGAGCGTTATGGCCACTACTCTTTGGCCGGTGAGCACGTTTACGAACACCCGTTCCTTTGGGGTTCTAAGCGTACTGGTCCTGACCTAGCTCGTGTAGGTCAACGTTACTCTGACGATTGGCACCGTGCTCACTTATACAACCCACGTGACGTAGTACCTGAATCAAACATGCCATCATTCCCATGGTTGTTTGAGCAGACTATTGACGGCCGTGATACTCCGAAGAAAATGAAAGCTCTGCGTGCTGTTGGTGTACCTTACACAGACGAGCAAATTGCAAACGCTAAGCAAGATGCCGATGGTGTACGTGAGATTGACGCCCTAGTCGCTTACCTACAGCAGCTAGGCACAGTATTAACGCAAAAACGGTAG
- a CDS encoding CcoQ/FixQ family Cbb3-type cytochrome c oxidase assembly chaperone, giving the protein MDINDVRGLGTVFALIAFIGIIAWAYSSSRKKRFEDDGDMIFKDDDIAQRSAEAEKKENE; this is encoded by the coding sequence ATGGATATTAATGACGTGCGTGGTTTGGGCACAGTTTTCGCCCTAATCGCTTTCATAGGCATCATCGCTTGGGCTTATAGCTCAAGCCGTAAGAAGCGTTTCGAAGATGATGGAGACATGATCTTCAAAGATGACGATATCGCGCAGCGTTCAGCAGAAGCGGAGAAAAAAGAGAATGAGTGA
- the ccoP gene encoding cytochrome-c oxidase, cbb3-type subunit III has protein sequence MSELSTFWHIWVSAIVIGSMVACGILLVVTKRGQNYDEETDQTTGHAFDGIEELDNPLPKWWNMFFWVTIVFGFAYILIYGVGDWRGFSNWSSHSQWEAEVAKAEEKFAPYYEKLNAMGPEELIQSDEAMATGQRIYASNCSICHGSTAQGSLGFPNLTDNDWLYGGSFEAIKTTLLQGRQGAMPANGLMPNMTESQRNDVTAYVLSLSGREGSGDAENGKPLYMQACVACHGVDAKGNQAVGAPNLTDNIWLYGGSEKQINFTLKHGRNGVMPAWKEILGEDKIHVLAGYVYSLSKKDQE, from the coding sequence ATGAGTGAATTATCAACATTTTGGCACATATGGGTAAGTGCCATCGTGATTGGCTCCATGGTTGCTTGCGGCATCCTATTGGTGGTCACTAAGCGCGGTCAAAACTACGACGAAGAAACTGACCAAACAACGGGTCATGCCTTCGACGGTATCGAAGAACTAGACAACCCTCTTCCTAAATGGTGGAACATGTTCTTCTGGGTCACTATTGTGTTCGGTTTTGCTTACATCCTTATCTACGGTGTGGGTGACTGGCGTGGCTTCTCAAACTGGTCTTCTCATAGTCAATGGGAAGCAGAAGTTGCGAAAGCAGAAGAAAAATTCGCACCTTATTATGAAAAGCTTAACGCAATGGGCCCTGAAGAGCTGATCCAAAGTGACGAAGCAATGGCCACTGGTCAGCGCATCTATGCGTCTAACTGCTCAATCTGTCACGGTTCTACTGCACAAGGTTCTCTGGGCTTCCCGAACCTTACAGACAACGATTGGCTATATGGTGGTTCTTTCGAAGCAATCAAGACCACCCTACTTCAAGGTCGTCAAGGCGCAATGCCAGCTAACGGCCTAATGCCAAACATGACAGAATCGCAACGTAACGATGTTACTGCATATGTGCTTTCTTTGTCTGGTCGTGAAGGTTCTGGTGATGCAGAAAACGGCAAGCCACTTTATATGCAGGCATGCGTTGCTTGTCACGGTGTGGATGCTAAAGGTAACCAAGCTGTGGGTGCACCGAACTTAACTGACAACATCTGGTTGTACGGCGGTAGCGAAAAGCAAATTAACTTTACGCTTAAGCACGGTCGCAATGGTGTGATGCCAGCTTGGAAAGAAATTTTGGGTGAAGATAAGATTCACGTGCTTGCGGGTTACGTTTACTCTTTATCTAAGAAAGACCAAGAGTAA